A window of Conger conger chromosome 13, fConCon1.1, whole genome shotgun sequence contains these coding sequences:
- the LOC133107562 gene encoding class A basic helix-loop-helix protein 9-like, with the protein MSRRSSSMTESELSDEEAEAPGLELEDSSSDGGKESPPHAGEGLSEGSPGGARDPGAGKRRSRPARSKARRVAANVRERKRILDYNQAFNALRSALRHDLSGKRLSKIATLRRAINRISSLSVFLRAHPPPLCAPLEGRGQPDAPGPRAETESGFPGLAEGYLLRHPPAAHPHPHSSMPREPPLYPADPSGPPGAPPSPHYAHFPADAQLFAPHERYPGPRDELHSPPLYAVGCGGGAGYQFGVRASCHQNHMDTFADGHPTLPLSWQLGYIQGGGGFLQGGSGFQQSLSMH; encoded by the coding sequence ATGTCGCGCCGGAGCAGCAGCATGACGGAGTCGGAGCTGTCGGACGAGGAGGCGGAGGCGCCCGGCCTGGAGCTGGAGGACAGCAGCAGCGACGGCGGGAAGGAGTCTCCTCCGCACGCCGGCGAGGGTCTGAGCGAGGGCTCGCCGGGCGGGGCCCGGGACCCCGGGGccgggaagaggaggagccggCCGGCGCGCTCCAAGGCCCGGCGCGTGGCGGCTAACGTGCGCGAGCGCAAGCGCATCCTGGACTACAACCAGGCCTTCAACGCCCTGCGCTCCGCCCTGCGGCACGACCTGAGCGGCAAGCGGCTCTCCAAGATCGCCACGCTGCGGCGCGCCATCAACCGCATCTCCTCGCTGTCCGTCTTCCTGCGCGCCCACCCCCCGCCGCTCTGCGCCCCCCTGGAGGGCCGCGGCCAGCCGGACGCGCCCGGGCCCCGGGCCGAGACGGAGAGCGGATTCCCCGGACTGGCTGAGGGCTACCTGCTCCGGCACCCGCCCGccgcccacccccacccccacagctcCATGCCCAGGGAGCCCCCGCTCTACCCGGCCGACCCCTCTGGACCCCCGGGGGCCCCTCCTTCACCTCATTACGCCCACTTCCCCGCGGACGCCCAGCTCTTCGCCCCACACGAACGATACCCCGGCCCCAGGGACGAGCTCCACAGCCCCCCCCTCTACGCCGTGGGCTGCGGCGGGGGGGCCGGGTACCAGTTTGGGGTCCGGGCCTCTTGTCACCAGAACCACATGGACACCTTCGCGGACGGCCACCCCACGCTCCCGCTCTCCTGGCAGCTGGGCTATATacagggggggggcgggttccTGCAGGGGGGGTCCGGCTTCCAGCAGTCCCTCAGCATGCACTGA